The following coding sequences are from one Leptospira mayottensis 200901116 window:
- the sppA gene encoding signal peptide peptidase SppA: protein MERNRLALAITFVLATLSVLIGLVNISLSTTTSKYSRVTGGTFFRTAPIGAALIKVEGEIHSGHSTFESTGSESILQKLRDIEQNPNIKGILIEINSPGGTVGASQEVYNELMRLRKTRKIVVSMKDMAASGGYYIASSADKIFALSGTITGSIGVIAMAPNIKGLLDRYGVKVRTYKEGKYKDSLSLFRDSTPEEDEMIQKMLSDTYNEFIQDVAKGRNQTVKSVQNLAEGRIYSGQDAFRNKLVDEIGGRKEALEELSRLCQYDGEIPLYEEDESPFDRLFMMLGSKMNSFSSEKIFFREFKNSPVLVILPQAIR, encoded by the coding sequence GTGGAAAGAAACCGTTTAGCATTAGCAATTACATTCGTATTAGCCACTTTGTCCGTATTGATCGGACTTGTGAATATCTCTTTATCGACTACGACTTCGAAATATTCTCGAGTCACAGGAGGAACCTTTTTCCGTACGGCCCCGATTGGTGCGGCGCTGATCAAGGTCGAAGGCGAGATTCATTCAGGACATTCTACCTTTGAATCTACAGGGTCCGAAAGTATTCTTCAAAAGTTGAGAGATATAGAACAAAACCCGAATATTAAAGGAATCTTAATCGAAATAAACTCGCCTGGAGGAACCGTCGGTGCCTCGCAGGAAGTTTATAACGAGTTGATGCGACTACGAAAAACAAGGAAGATCGTAGTGTCCATGAAAGATATGGCCGCTTCCGGAGGATATTATATCGCTTCTTCGGCAGATAAAATTTTTGCTCTCTCCGGGACGATCACAGGATCGATAGGGGTAATTGCGATGGCTCCGAATATCAAAGGGCTTTTGGATCGTTATGGAGTGAAGGTGAGGACGTATAAGGAAGGAAAGTATAAGGATTCCTTATCTTTATTTCGAGACTCCACGCCGGAAGAAGACGAGATGATTCAGAAAATGCTTTCCGATACGTATAATGAATTCATTCAAGACGTTGCGAAAGGAAGAAACCAAACCGTGAAGTCGGTTCAAAACTTAGCGGAAGGAAGAATCTATTCCGGACAAGACGCGTTTAGAAATAAACTCGTGGACGAAATCGGCGGAAGAAAGGAAGCCTTGGAGGAATTGTCCAGGCTCTGTCAGTACGACGGAGAGATTCCTCTTTATGAAGAGGACGAGTCTCCGTTTGACAGATTGTTTATGATGTTAGGATCCAAGATGAATTCTTTTTCGAGCGAAAAAATTTTCTTCAGAGAATTTAAAAATTCACCCGTACTCGTAATTCTTCCTCAGGCTATCAGGTAG